Proteins encoded together in one Xenopus laevis strain J_2021 chromosome 6L, Xenopus_laevis_v10.1, whole genome shotgun sequence window:
- the LOC121394899 gene encoding lymphocyte antigen 6E-like, which translates to MADLRVVLVLTVLIGTALSLTCYTCSGQSSNTNCMTATNCSASQTFCKTSVIAGGIGSLSAATITKTCESICTSVSLSAIVVSTSVSCCSSDLCNTSGTAGIKPSSAALALSLGFLLLLLRKSSL; encoded by the exons ATGGCAGATCTCAGGGTGGTGCTGGTGCTGACAGTTCTCATTGGGACAG CCCTTTCCCTGACGTGTTACACTTGCAGCGGCCAGAGCAGTAACACCAACTGCATGACCGCAACTAACTGCTCCGCCTCTCAAACCTTCTGCAAGACGTCCGTGATTGCTGGGGGCATCG GGAGTTTATCGGCGGCCACCATCACTAAGACGTGTGAGTCGATTTGCACGTCCGTCAGTCTCAGTGCCATTGTGGTCTCCACGTCCGTCTCGTGCTGCAGCTCTGATTTGTGCAACACCAGCGGCACCGCAGGAATAAAACCCAGTTCTGCTGCCCTCGCTCTGTCCCTGGGATTCCTGCTCCTCCTGCTCAGAAAGTCCTCCCTGTGA